A region of Arabidopsis thaliana chromosome 5, partial sequence DNA encodes the following proteins:
- a CDS encoding Terpenoid cyclases/Protein prenyltransferases superfamily protein (Terpenoid cyclases/Protein prenyltransferases superfamily protein; FUNCTIONS IN: lyase activity, magnesium ion binding; INVOLVED IN: sesquiterpene biosynthetic process, sesquiterpenoid biosynthetic process; LOCATED IN: cellular_component unknown; EXPRESSED IN: 13 plant structures; EXPRESSED DURING: 6 growth stages; CONTAINS InterPro DOMAIN/s: Terpene synthase, metal-binding domain (InterPro:IPR005630), Terpenoid synthase (InterPro:IPR008949), Terpenoid cylases/protein prenyltransferase alpha-alpha toroid (InterPro:IPR008930), Terpene synthase-like (InterPro:IPR001906); BEST Arabidopsis thaliana protein match is: terpenoid synthase 13 (TAIR:AT4G13300.1); Has 1689 Blast hits to 1665 proteins in 177 species: Archae - 0; Bacteria - 0; Metazoa - 0; Fungi - 0; Plants - 1685; Viruses - 0; Other Eukaryotes - 4 (source: NCBI BLink).), translated as MEALGNFDYESYTNFTKLPSSQWGDQFLKFSIADSDFDVLEREIEVLKPKVRENIFVSSSTDKDAMKKTILSIHFLDSLGLSYHFEKEIEESLKHAFEKIEDLIADENKLHTISTIFRVFRTYGYYMSSDVFKIFKGDDGKFKESLIEDVKGMLSFYEAVHFGTTTDHILDEALSFTLNHLESLATGRRASPPHISKLIQNALHIPQHRNIQALVAREYISFYEHEEDHDETLLKLAKLNFKFLQLHYFQELKTITMWWTKLDHTSNLPPNFRERTVETWFAALMMYFEPQFSLGRIMSAKLYLVITFLDDACDTYGSISEVESLADCLERWDPDYMENLQGHMKTAFKFVMYLFKEYEEILRSQGRSFVLEKMIEEFKIIARKNLELVKWARGGHVPSFDEYIESGGAEIGTYATIACSIMGLGEIGKKEAFEWLISRPKLVRILGAKTRLMDDIADFEEDMEKGYTANALNYYMNEHGVTKEEASRELEKMNGDMNKIVNEECLKITTMPRRILMQSVNYARSLDVLYTADDVYNHREGKLKEYMRLLLVDPILL; from the exons atgGAAGCATTAGGAAACTTTGATTACGAAAGCTACaccaattttacaaaattgcCATCCTCCCAATGGGGTGATCAGTTCCTCAAGTTTTCCATTGCTGATTCG GATTTTGATGTCcttgaaagagagattgaagtaCTAAAGCCTAAAGTAAGAGAGAACATATTCGTGTCGTCTTCCACAGACAAAGACGCGATGAAAAAGACAATTCTTTCTATTCATTTTCTGGACAGTCTTGGTCTCTCTTATCATTTTGAGAAGGAAATCGAAGAGAGCCTAAAACATGCTTTCGAGAAGATAGAAGATTTGATCGCTGATGAAAATAAATTGCACACAATCTCCACCATCTTCCGAGTTTTCAGGACATACGGTTACTACATGTCTTCGG ATGTTTTCAAGATATTCAAAGGAGACGATGGTAAATTCAAGGAAAGTTTAATAGAAGATGTCAAGGGTATGCTAAGCTTCTACGAAGCAGTGCACTTTGGGACAACGACAGATCATATATTGGATGAAGCTTTAAGCTTCACATTGAACCACTTGGAGTCACTAGCTACAGGTCGTAGAGCGAGCCCACCACATATTTCAAAGCTTATACAAAATGCTCTTCACATACCTCAGCACCGAAACATCCAAGCGTTGGTTGCAAGGGAGTATATCTCGTTCTATGAACACGAAGAGGACCACGACGAAACACTTCTCAAGCTAGCTAAGCTCAATTTCAAGTTCTTGCAGCTTCATTACTTCCAAGAATTAAAAACCATCACAAT GTGGTGGACGAAATTAGACCATACATCAAACCTTCCACCAAACTTCAGAGAGAGAACTGTAGAGACATGGTTTGCAGCATTGATGATGTACTTCGAGCCACAATTTTCACTTGGGAGAATTATGTCGGCTAAGTTATACTTAGTAATAACATTTCTAGACGACGCTTGCGATACTTATGGTTCAATTTCTGAAGTTGAAAGCCTGGCCGATTGTTTGGAAAG ATGGGATCCAGATTACATGGAAAATCTTCAAGGTCACATGAAGACTGCCTTCAAATTTGTGATGTATCTTTTTAAAGAGTATGAAGAAATACTAAGGTCACAAGGAAGATCCTTTGTGTTGGAGAAAATGATAGAAGAG TTCAAGATTATTGCTAGGAAAAACCTCGAACTTGTCAAATGGGCACGTGGAGGTCATGTTCCTAGCTTTGATGAGTATATAGAGTCTGGTGGAGCCGAGATTGGTACATATGCAACCATAGCATGTTCCATCATGGGACTTGGAGAGATTGGTAAGAAGGAAGCTTTTGAGTGGCTAATATCTAGACCAAAGCTCGTTCGGATTTTAGGTGCAAAGACCCGTCTCATGGATGACATAGCCGACTTTGAG GAGGACATGGAAAAAGGTTACACTGCAAATGCACTCAACTATTACATGAACGAACACGGagttacaaaagaagaagccagTAGAGAACTTGAAAAGATGAATGGAGATATGAACAAGATCGTAAACGAAGAATGCTTGAAGATAACTACCATGCCACGCCGAATTCTTATGCAATCCGTCAATTATGCACGTTCATTGGATGTTCTCTATACCGCGGATGATGTTTACAACCACCGCGAAGGAAAACTCAAAGAGTATATGAGGCTTTTGCTCGTAGATCCTATACTTCTTTAG
- a CDS encoding uncharacterized protein (unknown protein; FUNCTIONS IN: molecular_function unknown; INVOLVED IN: biological_process unknown; LOCATED IN: endomembrane system; Has 30201 Blast hits to 17322 proteins in 780 species: Archae - 12; Bacteria - 1396; Metazoa - 17338; Fungi - 3422; Plants - 5037; Viruses - 0; Other Eukaryotes - 2996 (source: NCBI BLink).), producing the protein MRNTISSKMGQVLIVLLLLCTVLCRTESALPSGQHSVLLTGRRLMGSGASGPVRSSQSSQAGGRFNDADPIAIDYGKY; encoded by the exons ATGAGAAATACAATTTCCTCAAAAATGGGTCAAGTTCTAATtgtgcttcttctcctctgcaCCGTCCTTTGCCGTACCGAGTCAGCTCTTCCTTCGGGTCAACATTCAGTCCTACTAACCG GAAGGAGATTGATGGGTTCGGGCGCTTCGGGACCAGTAAGATCATCGCAGAGTAGCCAAGCTGGTGGACGTTTTAATGATGCTGATCCTATCGCCATAGATTAcggaaaatattaa
- the CYP706A3 gene encoding cytochrome P450, family 706, subfamily A, polypeptide 3 (''cytochrome P450, family 706, subfamily A, polypeptide 3'' (CYP706A3); FUNCTIONS IN: electron carrier activity, monooxygenase activity, iron ion binding, oxygen binding, heme binding; INVOLVED IN: oxidation reduction; LOCATED IN: cellular_component unknown; EXPRESSED IN: 13 plant structures; EXPRESSED DURING: 7 growth stages; CONTAINS InterPro DOMAIN/s: Cytochrome P450 (InterPro:IPR001128), Cytochrome P450, E-class, group I (InterPro:IPR002401), Cytochrome P450, conserved site (InterPro:IPR017972); BEST Arabidopsis thaliana protein match is: cytochrome P450, family 706, subfamily A, polypeptide 7 (TAIR:AT4G12330.1); Has 33089 Blast hits to 32842 proteins in 1651 species: Archae - 49; Bacteria - 3457; Metazoa - 11836; Fungi - 7066; Plants - 9402; Viruses - 3; Other Eukaryotes - 1276 (source: NCBI BLink).), with amino-acid sequence MTDISSLFRNRSRKDQLDYGLTVIVISTLCWCLWLYAKCKRRSPPLPPGPWGLPIIGNLPFLQPELHTYFQGLAKKHGPIFKLWLGAKLTIVVTSSEVAQEILKTNDIIFANHDVPAVGPVNTYGGTEIIWSPYGPKWRMLRKLCVNRILRNAMLDSSTDLRRRETRQTVRYLADQARVGSPVNLGEQIFLMMLNVVTQMLWGTTVKEEEREVVGAEFLEVIREMNDLLLVPNISDFFPVLSRFDLQGLAKRMRRPAQRMDQMFDRIINQRLGMDRDSSDGRAVDFLDVLLKVKDEEAEKTKLTMNDVKAVLMDMVLGGTDTSLHVIEFAMAELLHNPDIMKRAQQEVDKVVGKEKVVEESHISKLPYILAIMKETLRLHTVAPLLVPRRPSQTTVVGGFTIPKDSKIFINAWAIHRNPNVWENPLKFDPDRFLDMSYDFKGNDFNYLPFGSGRRICVGMAMGERVVLYNLATFLHSFDWKIPQGERVEVEEKFGIVLELKNPLVATPVLRLSDPNLYL; translated from the exons atgacaGACATTTCCAGTCTCTTTAGAAACCGAAGTCGCAAGGACCAACTTGACTATGGTTTAACTGTGATAGTTATATCAACTCTTTGTTGGTGTCTTTGGCTCTACGCCAAATGCAAACGGCGGTCTCCACCGTTGCCGCCGGGACCTTGGGGCCTTCCCATTATCGGAAACCTTCCATTCCTCCAACCGGAGCTTCACACCTACTTCCAAGGGCTGGCTAAAAAGCACGGTCCCATTTTCAAACTCTGGCTCGGGGCCAAGCTCACAATCGTGGTCACCTCTTCTGAAGTAGCGCAAGAGATTCTCAAAACGAATGACATCATCTTCGCGAACCACGATGTCCCTGCTGTGGGCCCTGTTAACACGTATGGTGGTACGGAGATCATTTGGTCGCCGTATGGACCAAAGTGGCGGATGCTGAGGAAGCTATGTGTTAATAGGATACTGAGAAACGCCATGTTGGATTCCTCCACTGACCTCCGTCGCCGAGAGACTCGGCAAACCGTCCGGTATTTGGCGGACCAGGCTCGGGTCGGTTCACCAGTTAACCTGGGAGAACAAATattcttgatgatgttgaaTGTTGTGACGCAGATGCTATGGGGAACAACGgttaaggaagaagagagggaGGTTGTTGGAGCCGAGTTCTTAGAGGTGATTAGAGAGATGAACGACCTCCTGCTAGTGCCCAATATCTCCGACTTTTTCCCGGTATTGAGCCGGTTTGATCTTCAGGGTTTGGCTAAGCGTATGCGAAGACCGGCTCAAAGAATGGATCAGATGTTCGACCGGATCATTAACCAACGGTTGGGGATGGATAGGGACAGTAGTGACGGGAGAGCTGTGGATTTTCTAGACGTCTTGTTGAAAGTCAAggatgaagaagctgaaaagaCGAAGTTGACCATGAACGATGTCAAGGCCGTACTCATG GACATGGTGCTCGGTGGTACAGACACATCACTGCACGTAATAGAATTCGCGATGGCCGAGCTATTACACAACCCCGATATCATGAAGAGAGCTCAACAAGAGGTTGACAAAGTtgtgggaaaagaaaaagttgtgGAAGAATCTCACATCTCTAAACTTCCATACATTCTCGCCATTATGAAAGAAACTCTAAGGCTTCACACGGTTGCTCCACTCCTTGTTCCTCGGCGCCCGTCACAAACCACCGTGGTGGGCGGCTTCACCATCCCTAAAGATTCAAAGATTTTCATCAACGCGTGGGCAATCCATAGGAACCCGAATGTATGGGAGAATCCACTGAAGTTTGATCCCGACAGGTTTCTGGATATGTCTTATGACTTCAAAGGAAATGACTTCAATTATCTACCGTTTGGGTCTGGTCGTAGGATATGCGTGGGAATGGCTATGGGCGAGAGGGTTGTTCTTTACAATCTCGCTACGTTTTTGCATTCTTTTGATTGGAAAATTCCGCAAGGAGAGAGAGTGGAGGTCGAGGAGAAGTTTGGGATCGTGTTGGAGCTAAAGAATCCACTTGTTGCCACGCCCGTTCTAAGGTTGTCCGATCCAAATCTTTATCTCTAG
- a CDS encoding S-adenosyl-L-methionine-dependent methyltransferases superfamily protein, producing the protein MTISYLHSLSCNKSCLLTSQFSKPLFINQTQKKLRFSISFCLKQNESGIEQVEEEEEEEFTVVTAVKSRYNEIVIVDTFASRYLLLDSTRNVHSVINKGGQNWTGAYWDESACLPPIIPNGPIAIYGLGGGTAARLILELWPSTELEGWEIDEILIEKARDYLGLSELEIPTSKGGRLCIHVDDALSPCQDDSKRYAGIIVDLFADGKVLDQLQEIPMWLELASRLMPNGRLMVNCAGIETEVKNGKPELVLDDLAWMLNSTVKILSEAFPGQVSWKRTPDSEGLNFVALTGGLPDLSDWSSKVPVRLSESVKLWKLCETVPLQLGALNAS; encoded by the exons ATGACCATCTCATATCTACATTCACTTTCTTGCAACAAAAGTTGCTTGCTTACAtctcaattttcaaaaccctTGTTTATAAACCAAACTCAGAAGAAACTCAGATTCTCGATTTCCTTTTGCCTCAAGCAAAACGAATCTGGTATTGAACaagtcgaagaagaagaagaagaagaatttacCGTTGTGACGGCCGTAAAAAGCAGATACAATGAGATTGTTATAGTGGATACTTTTGCTTCTagatatcttcttcttgattccaCTA GGAATGTGCATAGTGTTATCAATAAAGGAGGCCAGAATTGGACTGGAGCTTATTGG gACGAGTCTGCGTGTTTGCCGCCTATTATCCCTAATGGTCCCATTGCAATCTACGGCTTG GGTGGTGGAACAGCTGCAAGATTGATTCTTGAGTTGTGGCCTTCAACGGAGCTTGAAGGTTGGGAAATCGATGAAATT TTGATTGAGAAAGCAAGAGACTATCTCGGGCTGTCTGAGCTAGAGATACCGACATCAAAAGGCGGTAGACTTTGTATTCATGTAGATGATGCTCTCTCTCCTTGTCAAGATGATTCAAAAAGATATGCTG GGATCATCGTTGATTTGTTCGCGGATGGAAAAGTGCTTGATCAGCTGCAAGAG ATTCCAATGTGGCTAGAACTGGCTAGTAGGTTAATGCCTAACGGTCGCCTTATGGTGAATTGTGCGGGAATCGAAACAGAAGTAAAGAATGGAAAACCAGAGTTGGTGTTAGATGATTTGGCTTGGATGTTGAATTCTACTGTCAAGATCTTATCAGAAGCATTTCCTGGACAA GTTAGTTGGAAGAGAACACCAGATTCAGAAGGTCTCAACTTTGTGGCATTAACAGGAGGCTTACCTGATCTTAGTGACTGGTCTAGTAAGGTTCCAGTCCGTTTAAGCGAATCAGTGAAGCTATGGAAGCTTTGCGAGACGGTCCCTTTGCAACTCGGTGCTTTGAATGCATCTTAA
- the MAP18 gene encoding microtubule-associated protein 18: protein MGYWKSKVVPRMKKLFEKSPAKKEVVEEEKPREVEVVEEVVVKTEEPAKEGETKPEEIIATGEKEIEIVEEKKEEAKPVEVPVLAAAEEKKPAVEEEKKTAPVEEKKPAVEEEKKPAVEEKKPVEEEKKEVVAAVPVAETPSTKAPETPVVETPAKAPETPAAAPQKA, encoded by the coding sequence atggGTTATTGGAAGTCGAAGGTTGTTCCAAGGATGAAGAAATTGTTCGAGAAGAGTCCAGCAAAAAAGGAAGTTGTTGAGGAGGAGAAGCCACGAGAGGTGGAAGTCGTGGAGGAGGTCGTCGTGAAAACCGAAGAACCGGCCAAGGAAGGAGAAACTAAACCGGAGGAAATAATTGCAACCGgcgagaaagagatagaaatagttgaagagaagaaagaagaggctAAACCGGTGGAGGTTCCGGTCCTCGCAGCTGCGGAGGAGAAGAAGCCAGCCgtagaagaggagaagaagacggcGCCggtggaagagaagaagccaGCTGtggaagaggagaagaagccTGCcgtggaagagaagaaacctgtggaggaggagaaaaaagaagttgttGCCGCTGTTCCGGTGGCTGAAACTCCTTCGACTAAGGCTCCCGAAACTCCGGTGGTTGAAACTCCGGCCAAGGCTCCGGAAACTCCGGCGGCTGCGCCACAAAAGGCTTGA
- a CDS encoding S-adenosyl-L-methionine-dependent methyltransferases superfamily protein (S-adenosyl-L-methionine-dependent methyltransferases superfamily protein; INVOLVED IN: biological_process unknown; LOCATED IN: chloroplast; BEST Arabidopsis thaliana protein match is: S-adenosyl-L-methionine-dependent methyltransferases superfamily protein (TAIR:AT5G44590.1); Has 186 Blast hits to 186 proteins in 61 species: Archae - 4; Bacteria - 77; Metazoa - 2; Fungi - 0; Plants - 88; Viruses - 0; Other Eukaryotes - 15 (source: NCBI BLink).): MAALCSHLTISSLHSLSRYENCFLSSQFSKPLFLNQSQNKPRFSISFCLKQSNHDERQIQQDSAKEEEEEEEEYWVVTAVRSRYNEIVIVDTASSRYLLLDSTKNVHSVINKGGQNWTGSYWDEFASLPPIIPNGPVAIYGLGGGTAARLMLELWPTMQLEGWEIDEILIEKARDYLGLSELEKPTSKGGRLCVHVDDALSPSQDVSGRYAGIIVDLFADGKVLDQLQEVPIWLELASRLMPNGRIMVNCAGIETELQNGKPQLLLDDSAGMLNSTVKILSEAFPGQVCWKRTPDSEGLNFLALTGGLPDLSDWSSKVPVRFCEVVKQWKLCE; this comes from the exons atggcAGCTTTGTGTTCTCATTTGACCATCTCATCTCTACATTCACTTTCTCGATACGAAAATTGCTTCCTTTCATCCCAATTTTCAAAACCCTTGTTCCTAAACCAATCTCAGAACAAACCCAGATTCtcaatttcattttgtctCAAGCAAAGTAATCATGACGAGAGGCAAATTCAACAAGACTCtgccaaagaagaagaagaagaagaagaagagtattgGGTTGTTACAGCAGTAAGAAGCAGATACAATGAGATTGTTATAGTGGATACTGCTTCTTCCAGATATCTTCTCCTTGATTCAACTA AGAATGTGCATAGTGTTATCAATAAAGGAGGCCAAAATTGGACTGGATCTTATTGG GATGAGTTTGCGAGTTTGCCGCCTATTATCCCTAATGGTCCCGTTGCAATCTACGGCTTG GGTGGTGGAACAGCTGCAAGATTGATGCTTGAGTTGTGGCCTACAATGCAGCTGGAAGGTTGGGAAATTGATGAAATT TTGATTGAGAAAGCAAGAGACTATCTCGGGTTGTCTGAGCTAGAGAAACCGACATCGAAAGGCGGTAGACTTTGTGTTCATGTAGATGAtgctctctctccttctcaagATGTTTCAGGAAGATATGCTG GGAtcattgttgatttgtttgcTGATGGGAAGGTCTTAGATCAGCTGCAAGAG GTCCCGATTTGGTTAGAGCTGGCTAGTAGGCTAATGCCTAACGGTCGCATTATGGTGAACTGTGCGGGAATCGAAACAGAACTTCAGAATGGAAAGCCTCAGTTGTTGTTAGATGACTCAGCCGGGATGTTGAATTCCACCGTCAAGATCTTGTCAGAAGCATTTCCTGGACAA GTTTGCTGGAAGAGAACACCAGATTCGGAAGGTCTCAACTTTCTTGCCTTAACCGGAGGCTTACCTGATCTTAGTGACTGGTCTAGTAAGGTTCCAGTTCGTTTTTGTGAAGTAGTGAAGCAATGGAAGCTTTGTGAGTGA
- a CDS encoding S-adenosyl-L-methionine-dependent methyltransferases superfamily protein (S-adenosyl-L-methionine-dependent methyltransferases superfamily protein; BEST Arabidopsis thaliana protein match is: S-adenosyl-L-methionine-dependent methyltransferases superfamily protein (TAIR:AT5G44600.1); Has 147 Blast hits to 147 proteins in 45 species: Archae - 2; Bacteria - 41; Metazoa - 6; Fungi - 0; Plants - 82; Viruses - 0; Other Eukaryotes - 16 (source: NCBI BLink).), producing MTISYLHSLSCNKSCLLTSQFSKPLFINQTQKKLRFSISFCLKQNESGIEQVEEEEEEEFTVVTAVKSRYNEIVIVDTFASRYLLLDSTRNVHSVINKGGQNWTGAYWVNVVIVFNFESYQHFCLKDESACLPPIIPNGPIAIYGLGGGTAARLILELWPSTELEGWEIDEILIEKARDYLGLSELEIPTSKGGRLCIHVDDALSPCQDDSKRYAGIIVDLFADGKVLDQLQEIPMWLELASRLMPNGRLMVNCAGIETEVKNGKPELVLDDLAWMLNSTVKILSEAFPGQVSWKRTPDSEGLNFVALTGGLPDLSDWSSKVPVRLSESVKLWKLCETVPLQLGALNAS from the exons ATGACCATCTCATATCTACATTCACTTTCTTGCAACAAAAGTTGCTTGCTTACAtctcaattttcaaaaccctTGTTTATAAACCAAACTCAGAAGAAACTCAGATTCTCGATTTCCTTTTGCCTCAAGCAAAACGAATCTGGTATTGAACaagtcgaagaagaagaagaagaagaatttacCGTTGTGACGGCCGTAAAAAGCAGATACAATGAGATTGTTATAGTGGATACTTTTGCTTCTagatatcttcttcttgattccaCTA GGAATGTGCATAGTGTTATCAATAAAGGAGGCCAGAATTGGACTGGAGCTTATTGG GTAAATGTTGTTATTGTGTTTAATTTTGAATCCtatcaacatttttgtttgaaggACGAGTCTGCGTGTTTGCCGCCTATTATCCCTAATGGTCCCATTGCAATCTACGGCTTG GGTGGTGGAACAGCTGCAAGATTGATTCTTGAGTTGTGGCCTTCAACGGAGCTTGAAGGTTGGGAAATCGATGAAATT TTGATTGAGAAAGCAAGAGACTATCTCGGGCTGTCTGAGCTAGAGATACCGACATCAAAAGGCGGTAGACTTTGTATTCATGTAGATGATGCTCTCTCTCCTTGTCAAGATGATTCAAAAAGATATGCTG GGATCATCGTTGATTTGTTCGCGGATGGAAAAGTGCTTGATCAGCTGCAAGAG ATTCCAATGTGGCTAGAACTGGCTAGTAGGTTAATGCCTAACGGTCGCCTTATGGTGAATTGTGCGGGAATCGAAACAGAAGTAAAGAATGGAAAACCAGAGTTGGTGTTAGATGATTTGGCTTGGATGTTGAATTCTACTGTCAAGATCTTATCAGAAGCATTTCCTGGACAA GTTAGTTGGAAGAGAACACCAGATTCAGAAGGTCTCAACTTTGTGGCATTAACAGGAGGCTTACCTGATCTTAGTGACTGGTCTAGTAAGGTTCCAGTCCGTTTAAGCGAATCAGTGAAGCTATGGAAGCTTTGCGAGACGGTCCCTTTGCAACTCGGTGCTTTGAATGCATCTTAA